Genomic window (Candidatus Afararchaeum irisae):
GCGCTGAGGAAGCTAAGGAGGCTCTTCTTGACTATGACGGCTTCAGACGTGTCGGATCAGATGAGTTAGATATCACTGAAATAGAGTCGAACTTCACCGAGGAAGATTACAGGAAAGCAGTCACGGATGTCAAGGAGTACATACGTGAGGGCGACACGTTCCAGTCTAACATATCACAACGTCTGAGTTTCTCTACAGACGCCGATCCTCTGAGTCTCTACGCCGAGCTTAGACGGAGTGACCCGGCTCACTACATGGGTCTTCTGAGCTACGGAGAGTACGCAGTCGTCTCGTCGAGTCCCGAGCTTCTCGTGAGAAAGAGAGGTGACAGTATAAGTACCCGTCCGATAGCCGGGACACGTCCGCGCGGCGACAGCTCCGAGGAGGACGAGAGACTTGAGAGACAGCTCAGAGACAGCAGTAAGGAGATAGCCGAACACTCGATACTCGTCGACCTCGCACGTAACGACCTCGGAAAGGTCTCGGAGTACGGCACCGTAGAGGTCGACCCCTTCGCGGAGGTCGAGAAGTACTCCGAGGTTCAGCATCTCGAATCCGTCGTAAATGGGAGGAAACGTGACGACGCCGACCTCGTCGACGTGATAGAGGCTGTCTTTCCGGGAGGAACAGTCACAGGCGCGCCCAAGCCACGTACCCTCTCGGTAATAGACGAGGCAGAGCCCAACGAGAGAGGTCCATACACGGGCTCCATGGGGGTCATAAAGCCCGACGGCGACATGACACTCAACATACTCATCAGAACCGTCTTCAAGGACGGCGACGAGCATTATCTACACGTCGGCGGTGGTGTAGTCCACGACTCTGACCCGAAGGCCGAGTACGACGAGACGCTTCAGAAGGCGGAGGGAAGCCTGAAGGCACTCGGGCTGTCTAAGACTCAGACTGAGACTCAAACTCAAACCGAGGGGTCTGAGGAGAAGACCGAGACAGAGACTGAGACACAGACGGGGCTGAGACAGTGATAGCGATACTCGACAACTACGACTCTTTCGTCCACAACATAGAACAGTACGTC
Coding sequences:
- a CDS encoding anthranilate synthase component I family protein codes for the protein MCVRRRLDLDLSLSPVEVYDALDADVILEGTQRGWETSYVGADPFESFRYSRSGDNPGDNGLGKLSDWLDSFEERFGATHARAFGYIGYEISGEIEDTVDVSTSSGSGSVSESESEPEYCLPDIAFDIYGTVVEIDDEVVISTVEYPGESVPPERRAEEAKEALLDYDGFRRVGSDELDITEIESNFTEEDYRKAVTDVKEYIREGDTFQSNISQRLSFSTDADPLSLYAELRRSDPAHYMGLLSYGEYAVVSSSPELLVRKRGDSISTRPIAGTRPRGDSSEEDERLERQLRDSSKEIAEHSILVDLARNDLGKVSEYGTVEVDPFAEVEKYSEVQHLESVVNGRKRDDADLVDVIEAVFPGGTVTGAPKPRTLSVIDEAEPNERGPYTGSMGVIKPDGDMTLNILIRTVFKDGDEHYLHVGGGVVHDSDPKAEYDETLQKAEGSLKALGLSKTQTETQTQTEGSEEKTETETETQTGLRQ